The Nicotiana tomentosiformis chromosome 2, ASM39032v3, whole genome shotgun sequence genome includes the window TACGATATGATatacaaggaaatagaggtgtacgtggatgatgttatcatcaaatccaaaaggagtTCAGACCACATAGCGGACCTGAAAAAGTTTTTTGACCGACTCCAaaaatacaacttgaagttgAACCCCGCAAAATGtgcttcggagtccctgctggaaagttgCTAGGTTTCATCTTCAGTCGTCGAGGTATTGAGTTAGACACGTCAAAATTCAAATCTATCCAGGACTTGCCACGACTAAAGAataagaaggatgtgatgagttttctaggatgcctcaattatatcagctgttttatagcacaatcaacggtgatatgtgagacgatcttcaaaatgctgaggaaagatgctgcaacaagctggactgaagaatgccagaaagccttcgataaaatcaaggagtatctATCTAAACCGCTCGTGTTGGTCCCGCTAGAACCATAAAGACCTCTGCTGCTTTATCTGTCCGTGTTGGATGGAGCCTTTGGTTGCATTTTAAGACAACATGACTAAACTGGGAGGAAAAAGCaagcgatatattatctgagcaagaagttcacaccttatGGGGCCCGATATTCTCtgttggaacgcacctgctgtgctttgacatagatagcccagaagttgagacattatttctgtgcGTACACTACATATCTTATATCAAGTATGGATCCACCAAAATACATTTTTCAGAAACCCATGCATATGGGTAAGTTAGCAAAGAGGCAGATATTGCTAAGTGAATTTGACATCATCAATGCGACTCAAAAGGCAGTCAAGGGGCAAGTATTGGCTGAGCACTTGGCACAGAATCCCGTGGACGGAGAATACGAATcattgaagacgtattttcccgatgaggaaATGTCATTTGTAGGAGAAAATATCACTGAAGCATACGACGGTTagaggatgttcttcgacggagcagcaaacttcaagggATTGGGTATCAGAGTTATTTTAGTGTTAGGAATAGGTCAACATTACCCcgtatccgcaaaactcaagtTCCTGTGCATCAATAATATGGCGGAATATGAGGcatgcatcttgggactcaggtttTCCATCGACATGAACGCTCAAGAGTTGTTGGTAATCGAAGATTCTGATATGTTAGTACACCAGgtactaggagaatgggctactaaaaaaactaaaatattgTCATACTTGCACTGTATACAAAaattgatcaagaggttcacaaagatagaattcaaatatGTTCtaaggattcagaatgagttcgcagatgcattatCTACCTtttcttccatgatacaacatccaaaaaataatttcatcgatcctatcccaataggaattcataagcagccagcttattatgcttatgttgaagaagagtttgacggaaatccatggttccacgatatCAAGAAATACTTGGAAAAGGGAGAATACCCAGAGAATGCTACACACACTCAGAAATACATGCTTCGAAGgttggccaaccatttcttttaGAGTGGAGGAATTCTATATAGAAGGACTTCTGATTTGGGATTGTTACGAAGTGTCGATGCCAAAGAAGCATCTAGattgctcgaagaaatacatgccagagcttgcggacctcacatgaacagtttcgttttggccaagaagatattaagagtaggttatttctggatgactatggagacagactgtatcaaatatattcaaaagtgtcaccaatgccagatacatgctgatatgatacgagtgctgCCCAacaaactcaatgcaacgagttcacCCTGGACTTTCTCTACTTAGGGCATGGATGTTATCGGACCAATTGAACCCGCTGCTGCAAACGGACACAGGTTCATTTTGGTgtccatagactacttcacaaaatgggttgaggccgctTCCTATAAGGCTGTGACTAAGAAGATCGTACAAATTTTGTCTGGGATCGCATTGTTTAtcgatttggagtacctgagtcaatcattactgacaatgccaccaatctcaacagtgacctgGTGAAAactatgtgtgaaacattcaagatcaatcATCAGAATTTCACAGTATAcatgccgcaaatgaatggagccgtagaagttgccaacaagaacatcaagaagatattgaggaaaatggtggacaactacaaACAATTGCACGAGAAGTTACCGTTTTCTTTACTCGAGTACCGAACCACATATCATATATCAACTGGGGCAACCCCCTATCTACTAGTCTTTGGTACCGAAGTTGTTATCCCTACCGAAGTGGAGATTCCTTCCTTAAGATTCATATAAGAAGCCGAGCTCATCGATTCAGAATGGGTACAAAAccggtatgaacaactagctctcattaatggtaaaaaaaTAAACTCAGTGTGTCacagtcaactctaccagaacagaatggcaaGGGCTTTCAATAAAAAGGGCAGGTCAAGGCAATTCACATTGGGGCAATTTGTGCTGAAACGAATCTTCCCACATCAagatgaagcaaaggggaaattctcacccaattggcaaggcccttacatggttcactgagtactgacaggaggagcacttatacttgcaaaGATGGATGAAGAGATATGGACAAAACCTATCAACCCcgacgcaatcaagagatattatgtttaaggTTATGTTTGCACTTTTTATTTGATGtaacctgaactacgcttgatctgattcccatttaagaggggatacgtaggcagccctataGATTCTGTCACTTTATAATAAGATCTTCATTCCCCttatggtcagaaactggggcaagatctCGAGTTTGTCAGATCTCATCATGTTTAGGGTAACCAAAGAAGTGTATCACCAAAAGTATGCatataaactggggcagaattttgaggagggccCTAAAAATTCCAGACttaggaggttgcaatgtctcaaaacgTGTCACTGTCTTCGATTCGAACATTATTTGTTTTATGCATCATCACATATTTTGAACAAAGTGCATTGTTATATAAACGATTTATCACAAatgcatatttttcaaaaatttcatttttctgtAGTAGCCAGACAttacccagggtgactcaaaTAGGACCTCAAGACAGGAGCGAAGGCAAAGGAAAgaatcgagagcacgaaccaaccttcgcccaaaaaactcacgatttttctttggatgcaggcacaatggACATAACAAGAATGTCCGCAAATATATACATacaacaagatcactatcttTACACCGATAGAAGTCACTAAACGCAAACGCgtcaagctaagaaatacttttccCTCTCGCATTTAATCCTTTCTcttcttgcatagggctaagcactaccctcatcattgcataaggaTAAACGCTACCTTTTTctacatgagactaaacattgtctccattacattgcatgaggctaagcactgcctccattattgcataaggctaaatgaTGCCTTCCTTTGTAAGAGACTAAGaactgtctccattacattgcatgaggctaagcactgtctagctccataattgcataaggctaaacgctcccttcctttgcatgagactaagcattgtctccactccttgcataagtctaagcactgactccataattgcataaggctaaacaccgcctttccttgcatgagactaagcgctgtctccattccttgcatgaggctaagcactgcctccattattacataaggctaagcattaccttcccttgcatgagactaaacactgtctccgctacactgcataagactaagcactgtctcctttcttcgcatagggctaagcacttctctcatctcatacaagactaagccttgtcttgtcttgtTCTCGCATATGACTAAGTATTACCTGTTACCTTTATCAAACGATTGAGATAACtgcatctttgcatttcatgggctgaaacatcgccacattgtccgaaggcaTCATAATCTGAGGGTATCATCCTCACAGCccgaagacaccattccatggctgAAGGATCTCTCGAAAttacatatcattattcaaaggcgtcatggtccAGAGGCACAATCCTCATGGTCcgaggacaccattccatggcctgcgaatcccttatcatacgcttcaaggcccaggacgtcatggtctaaggacatcatcctcatcgtccaaagataactctcatggtccgaagaGAATTTGCATAATGTTTAAATTTTCGCAataaccccatatatatatatattcgcgtgcatcgtgttttaagttttgcaggtaactcgggaggtaaccgttctacaaatatgagcaattctcgctccggtttccgttcacaacATTCACATCCTTCGATCACCTTAACATAACCGATGATCAGCAATTAATTACCCTTTGTGCGTAACCACTCACACATTCGCCGTATACATCTGTAACGTTCAAATTCATGTTCATAGATTCACTTGAAATTATCTGTTATTCACGACACTATCACATCCAAAAGATCCTTTTCGAAACACACAACTACTCTTCTAACAACTCTATCGGTTTCGTTCATCGTTGGATCcaaaactacacacggcctgattcccgtaacaccagggatatgtaggcaactcaagaaccagggttcgaccCCCATTTTTCAAAATACATCATCCCCCACTTATTTCGGATAAAAtttgtcatcattttctttacctgacaactctttcatcattcccagataaagaggggcagctgttgatacccaattttgcccttatattttataaatgtcatatataattttaaaataacatttatgcatcatcaccaatttatAAGGtttatataagtattttctataatttttcataatttttaaagctttaaaattgatttttcttgcatttaaattgttaAGGTAATTACTAATTATCCTATCAAACTATTTTATGATGACTCAATCATCCAAATTCATTATTTTCATccacatatatattttatattttataatatttttacttcatttcatataattatatttgcatttttgagcaatttacataattttgcagtaatagcctatattttgcgCTTAATTACATTTTTTACATTATTCatgctaaaatagcattttttatattttataatattaagctattattttaaattattttattttataagtaatattttattatttattaattaatgtttataaattattttaaataattttggtgTATTTAATTCTTAGCCCAATATAGGGCTAATGTTCGGACCAAAACCTTGGCCATATACCCCTTAACACTATATCAACATCCCATTACCCTATACCCATCTCATGACCCATCCCACTTCCCCTTTAATCATGGCCGATGATCTTagatgatcaacggcccacaataGCCCTTCCCCTTTCCTTATATCTTCCTCACCCAAACCCTAGAGACATTTTCGCGTAACATCCACCCTTAAAACCTCTCTACTCTCCTcttctctgagaaaccctagTCATCGTATCTCAAAATCTTCTCCAAATACGGTCCCAAAATGGAATCAATCCTTGATTCCCTTACCTTCTATGCAATATCTCGTTGTTTGTTACGAGACTATGGTGTTACATAGTACTTGCCCCATTTTTGGAAAGTACCGATCTCCCAAATCAAGTGTCATCGCCTTCAACTTTCGATATATAGGCGATATTTTGTCTGGATATACTCACTACCAGGCTATAGGGGTCCGATTCAGTGGTATTTCGACCATTTGTGCTCTCCTTTTAAACTAGGGTTTACTCAattttctcctaaattgattctgaGTGATTTTGCATgcttctctttccttatttgtgttcgaTTGACTGTATTTCCTTATTTCGTGTGTTGatctttactactatataaacccctcccctaatcCCCTTTAACAGACCGGAGGAACTATTCTCTCTTACTCTTCTCACTGTTCTCCTCTTTCACTCATTTACTTACTCTGTTACACTCGAATATTTTCTGAAACTATtggattcttggccggctgaaatccAAGGCCATAATACCATTAAACgacctcctccggtgcaagcactgctcggagcccttcttgaggctcttgtgaactctgaagcattgGGGATTTGGGATTTCACTGTCTTCCTTCAATTGCTGCTACTGAATCACTTATGATATTCTAAGATCCTCACTCTTTTGCTCATTTATCTTTGCAACTGGTTAGTGTTCTCTACCTTTACAATTCAAATCACTTCCCTCTTATATGATGGTGTCTATGTGAATTATATGTGCCACTATTGTTTGACTCAGTTTCCCTGCTGTTTATGAATTCCTAATGTTTTAAGAGTATCACGTGTTCTACTGATTGTTAGTCTCGATGATGTTTCTTCTACAATTCTGTGTGTTCTGATATTACCTAAGTCCAAAGCTTCTAAAGGGGTAGCTTGTTCTTTTCTAGGTGCAGCCGGTTGGAATAAAGTTCTAGCCCTCTTAAGTATtacttgactttcatattaaccTTGAATTTTGCATAGTTTCATCTATCATGAGTCCAAGTATAACCTTCTTAAGATGATTGATGTCTGCCTAGAAGTCGAATGTGTTAAGTCTCTCATATTTGAACTAAGTGGGTGTTTGTAAGTCGATTTTGACTATGCCTACTAGTTTTCCTGCTTTTAAGAAGTCTTGTTTGATTGCCAATTAGCTGTGACCATGCCTTTTTTATATTTCACACTTGGTGCAATCATGAACAACCTGATAACTTTCCTTAGAACTAATCCATAATAGTATGAGTTCTTGCATACCAATACTATTTAAGGCTTTCAGACCAAGCATGACTTATGTTTATACCTTTAGTGAACCCCAACAAAGTTTTAATTATTCTATGTTACTATAATTCTGTTATCATGATGAAATCCTGTAATGCTAGTGTTAAATTTACTAGAGTCTAATGCCTTTGGGTAATCCCGGACGCATAACTAAACTTGTCATATATGATCAACCTGCTGAATCTCTGGTTTCTTTAGAATTAAATGAATACATGCTAGTTACTCTGTCACCCCATGGAAATGTGTCTATATGATTGTTTTGTAAGACTAGTTTCAGGCATGTCTTACTTTAGATCCTCCTGGTAAACTTTTTATTTGTGAACTCCTATTGAATCAGTTCTATACCATGTTTGTCTGTTGAAATCTCTTTGAGAGTTTTTGTTCTATTCTTATTCATGTGCTTATTTGCCTCTGGGATATCATGTTTAACAAGTCCAGTTTCTTCATTAGATATAATACCTAAGTATCCCCCTATGTATAAGTCTAAATCTGAACTTATTTGAGTAGTTAGTTTGTGTGGGTTATTACTTGTGGCATTTGTTGTGGTTATTGAGTAAGCAAGACAATTGTCTTCGCGTTTGGGCCTGGTTGGATGGGCCATATGTGTTTTTAGACTTGGGTACTGGATTCAGGTGCATTCTAGTTGTCCTTGTGAGCTTGGGATTTGGGCTTGTTGGTGGTCCGGAGAGCAAGACTGTTGAAGGCCCAGAAAGTCAAAGGATTCCTTTGTGTTGGGCTTTTAGCTATCCTAATGGGCTTATGATTGTTTTTTTATGTTTACATTATTTATTTGGCCTTTAATAACTTGTAATAACAAATAATGGGAGGATTAGTAAATGGGGGCTGAGGTATTCTAATGCtagcatgaaagggtagaaaacattcTTATAGGGTCTATGTGTTCTATTTGCTATTACGTCTATCATACCTTACTTGCTGTTTTGTTTAGCGTATGTTGCACTAATAGGAACCCtgcctataggaatcacgcacagacacttcacttaacttgtcaaaatatGTCGACTCAAATAATTACTACACTGGTTTCATGTCTATAGGATACAATAATGCAATACTTTCGCCAATCTAGAAATCATGACTATAAGGTTTAATAATTGATCAACTGCTTCATGCTGATTTTGCACTGCCTCACTTAGATAGCATGCATATAGAGATAAAGTGTTATAAAACTAAGTctaattgtcaattgttagaaatcctgcctatagaatACGATTATATGCCTAGAAAGCCTGTCTATAAATCAAGCGCTATTAATTCTGAGCTTTCGAATAGTTTTACTGCCTCATTGCACAAAcaatttagagatcatgcctatagggtttgtaATACCTATAATATGTGAATTCATTAGTCTAAAACAACAACGGTGCTTGTACGATACTGGAATTCAGAATCACCTAGAGGCCATGCCTATAAGACTTAATGACTCTAAGTCTTAATTCTGAATTTGTCTATTGCCTAATATAAGAATCTAATCGCGTGCTTTTGTGTGGAGGTCAACTTGAGCCTTTCATTGCAATTGTGTGCAGTCCTATCTATTTTGAatatcgcctagttttatcattttgagcgacctaagtaaagtctagaaccacctaataacaggtccaaagcctcctggaccatagacatgggacgggtagtgcacacatatGATAtgttttagaattgaattagagcaccTTTAAGTactaacttcaacatagtaatcgagtagcaggagatgatagtatgtgcccgctgaataatatgagcaacccttaccctaagggagttgcgaagtattatttatgttgcacgcggtgatcctttaggctaataAACTTATGACCCCCCATCCTTTTATATACTGGCTGTCCACACTTAGTCATAGATCGACGCAAATGTACTCGTGATTTTTTAAGACTTGTATCAATTAGTCATATAGTTAATTCTTATGTTATAATAGagtttccaacttctacatctttttttgcttatttgatcacctaacttaattatttaattcacATACTGTAaacttcggccgggacccacagttgtggacctcgaatagTGCCTAAagccttctctttgaggtaatttgagccttcACCCGATCTTTGgtagcgttgactagtcaaacagagttattggtaaataggtgccctaacgcaccttaaaaaccgTTAGGTAGTGACTCTtttcttttaatacccatttaaaagagttttcACATGTCGAAACCCTCTTTCACAagaaaaacggggcgcgacagtcGGTTGTACCCATATtacactctacacttaattgtgcagatctaggtgtgggGACCAGTTATCAGTAATAGGCTTGCTTATTGGACTATCTGCTAGAGGTGAGGTAGAGTTGCATCCGTCGCAgtttgacttgtcttttcttttCATACTGTTGTTACAGTTCAGACAGTGTATTTATTGTTCAGTTTCAGACTTGTGTTCCGTTGTAGAAGCTCATGACTCCGTACTTACCAGTTTCTGGGGATTTATTTTGTATTAGCAGTTTTATTGTATTGAGACCTCACACTTATGATATTTCTATAAATTTCGTTATTATGTTGCCTTCGTTATCATGTTTCGGCTTGCCCAAccggtgtgttaggcgccatcacgatggatAGAAATTTTAGGCCGTGACATTATTTTATTATCCCAATTGCTTGAAAGATTAATTTGTTTAAcattaaatttatttgttaattagtttaacaTTATTAAaatgttaatttgtttaacattaTATTTATTTGTTAATTTATTTAACATGCTTGAAatattaatttgtttaacattatatttatttatttatttatttatttaacatGCTTGAAATGTTGATTTGTAAAAcattaaatttatttgttaattagtttaacaCACGTATTATGTTAATTGTTGAGCATGATAtaaatattaattagtttaatattaatattacttgttaatttgtttaacatgtATGATATGTTAATTAGTTTAACATTAAAGTAAATTTTATGAGAATTTGTATAGCATGTAATAAATGTTAATTAGTTTGACATTAATTTTATTTGCATGCTAATATAAGTTATTTGTTAACTTATTATCCATATGAGATTGTAAAATCATGATAGATAATTATGTTATCTTAAACATGATTGAGACGCTTAGCTAGATAATTGAATAGGTTAGttttcataaaatttaaatttttggatGATGATTGGGAATATAGTGAACTCTCGACTCCATGATTAATATATATACTTATTAACTTAATCAATTGATGCTTAGTGTTATAATATGTATGTATGTTGAACAtgcattattttttatttttataatgatcctcatgattttttattttattaaagaaTGACTACTGCttcgaaaaatattgttgttgagctCAACAAAGAGTAGAAACTCAATGGAGATAACTATGAAATCCGGCTTAAATGTCCAGTATGTGTTAAAGGAGCAAGAGGCTCTGGAGGCCATTAACAATGTCATGAATGAGCCCGAGGAAGGCAACACTGCTCAACATATGCGTGAGCGTGAAGCCAATGACAGTTGGAAGAAAAAGAACTTCATTGCTCGCATTACGCTATTGAGCACCTTGGATGATGACATCCTAAGGCAGTTTAAGGATTACCAAAGAGCTATAGATCTTGGAATGCTTTGAGGAAAAGGTTTGGTACCTGTTCCACTGCAAGGCTGCTATCCTTAAGGATCAAATTTGATTCATATAAGAAACGCCCAGAACATTCAATGAAAATACATCTAAGGCAAAGGATAAATATGATTGGGGAGTTAAAAGATGGTCATATGTTGACTAATGAATAGCAAATCCAAGTTGTCATACACTCTTCACCTAATTCTTGGGATCATATAAAAATGCATTTGACCCATAGTGAGCGAATCACAACTCTAGAAGATGTCTGGAGTCATCTTGAGTTAGAGGAGGAATGACTTGAGGCTGCAAAGCCAATAGCTGAGTTGCACATGGCAACAAACTCCAAAACCAAGAGTGATTCAAAGAAAAGGAATTGTGGAAAGAAGAGAGGTCCACCTCAAGCTCAGCCAGCTCAGCATGCTACAAGGACAAAGACTGAAAAAGGCAAGAACAGACGTCCCAAACGTGTCAAAGTTGCTAAAGTGAAATGCTATAATTGTGACAAAAAGGGTCACTATGCCAGAGATTGCTCTAAGCCTCCTAGAAAGGTATTTCACGATGCTCGAATTAGTGAATTTTGTGTTTCTAGTTCTATTTTTGTAACTGAATCTAATCCTTTGTGGATTATAGATTTTGGAGCAATGGACCACATAGCCTGGGAATGCAGTGCCTTTGTTGAATTTCGGCGAGTTTCATGTGAAGAAAAGTGGATATATATGGGCAATAACAATAAAGTTACTGTTGAAGGGATCGGTACATGCAAGTTAGTCTTGCGTGGCGGTCGAGACCTAATACTATATGATGTTCTGTTTGCACCAACAATTCGCCGGAATGttatttcagtttcagttttgCTTAACCTAGGATTTGACTTATTTTGTCATGGTAATTCTGCCAAGTTGATTTTTGGTTCAACTATATTTGGTTTTGGTCATGTGACCGGAGGCTTAATTATTATGGATTTGGATTATGATTCATTTAATAACAATGCAGTTTTTCTATGTTTCTTTTTTCACATAAATATGATAGTGATGTAAACATATGGCATGCAAGAATAAGGTTTTCTAAGTTTTTCTATAATTTATTTAGCCAACAAAGAATGCAAAGCTTCGCAAAATAAGGTTTGCTTTCCAATATTGAACATGTGGAATTGTCCACTTGTAAAAATTGTCTAGCTAGGGATGGTAATGGGGCGGTGCGGGTACGGGACAGTGCGGGTTTGGGAGTTTGCGATTGCGGGGCGGGGAGGgttcaaatttaaaataaaaaaaatcacgcGGGGCGAGGCGGGGATTTAATTTTTTGAACTAACTAGTGTTGTGTCCTGTTGAAGGTTCGTTAAAGTGCTGTTTTCATaactattttttcttcttctttgaatATGAAATTGTATGCATTTAACAGGAGAAGCATTAGTAATTATTTGTAAATCATTGTATATGAAACATCCTTAAACGCATTTAGATTTGACACGAATGTGAGCAGAAAATAAGTCCTACATAATGGTCGAAATCTGTGTTATTTTCAAGTCACCTGATGTGATTAGGGTGGGAGTTTATCTATGTGATTGCCTTATTGgcaaaaaaatcacaaaaaagagaatttttattaaaaatatttgtGGGGCAGGTGAACACGGGTGGAGTGTGGGGCGGGTGAATGCAGGTTTAAATCCTATGCGGGGCGGGACGGGGTATGTAGAAATTATGCGGGTTAAGACAGAACTTACCCCGCCCCACATCTCCTGCCATTCCTATGTCTAGCTAGAAAATCTATAAGAAAACCTTTTGGTCATGCGACTAGAGCTGAATATCCTTTGCAATTAGTCCATTCGGACATCTGTGGGCCTATGAATGTTAGGGATAGGCATGGAGAAAGTTATTTCATCACACTTATCGATGAATTTACCCGTTTCAGTTATGTCTATTTAATTTCCCACAAATCAGAAGAAATAAGTTGGTTCAAACGCTATATGAGCTTAGAGGAAAATCAATTAGACAAGAATATAAAAGCTCTTTGAACATACCATTGTCGTGAATACTTATCAACCTAGTTTAATGGGTTATGTGATGAAAAGAGAATAGTTCATCCGTTAACTATCCCAAATACTCCATAACAAAATGGTGTTACAGAGAGAAGAAATAGAACACTCCTAAAAATTGTTAGGTCAATGATGGCATAAGCTAACCTCCCAATTATTTACTAGGGTGATGTATTGCTTACTGCCCCCTATGTACTTAACCGAGTGCCTATAAATCAGTTACTATTACTCCGTATGAGTTATGGACTGGAAGACAACCCGACCTGAGTGTATTATGACCTTGGGGTTGTGCTACCCATACACATGATTCGTCTCACAAATATGGAAAATTGGGCCCGAGGGGAAAGAAAAATATCTTTATAAGATGCTCTGAAACCTCAAAAGGTTATGTATTTATAGGTCAGCAAGACAGTGGGAGTGTAACTAAATTTGAATCACGAGATATCACATTCTTAGAGGGTGAGTTCCCTAACAAGGGAGATGTAGGTCAAGACCTAACCTTATTTGAGATAATGGATCAAAAAGTACAAGGATCACTTCATTTGAGCAGGAGAATTTTAGCAGATGATGAATTAGTTTCTCATCAACGACATTCTTCATCATCAGATGCAAATGAAAGTAATCCTTCTATATTTAATGAAAGTGACCAAATGAATCTTGTTCCAAGTGGGAGCGAGATGGTCACAGATCTTGTTCCAAGTGGGAGTATGATGGATGTTCCTGATCTGAGTGGGAGCAACAACGATCCAAATAGGAATAATGATGAATCACATATAAGACGTGGTTCTCGTAAAAAGATTCCCCGTCGTTGATTTGATGTTGAAGGCGGTGAACTATTTATGATACTCCTGCAAGAACAAAACGAGC containing:
- the LOC138905821 gene encoding uncharacterized protein, which translates into the protein MAEYEACILGLRFSIDMNAQELLVIEDSDMLVHQVLGEWATKKTKILSYLHCIQKLIKRFTKIEFKYVLRIQNEFADALSTFSSMIQHPKNNFIDPIPIGIHKQPAYYAYVEEEFDGNPWFHDIKKYLEKGEYPENATHTQKYMLRSDLVKTMCETFKINHQNFTVYMPQMNGAVEVANKNIKKILRKMVDNYKQLHEKLPFSLLEYRTTYHISTGATPYLLVFGTEVVIPTEVEIPSLRFI